TATCTGCAACAAGCTACCGTACAGCACTTAGAACACTGCAATTTCGATGATAGGCAACTAATTGAAGCCCGAGCTGTTTTTGAACGAGCTATTGGACAGGAAGCCGCTAGTAAGAGAACCGCAAAAGACTTGTTAACGATCCTCGAAACCATTGAACAGATGGAAGCCGCTCATCAGGCTGGCGAATTGGACGAAACTGCCGACCAGGATTTTCATTTAGCATTGCTTGCCGCTGCTCATAACCCTGTAATAGAAGTATTCGGCACGCTTATCGTTCGGGCTTTTTTCCCTAAAATTAAGGGCAAGTACCGCGCTTCGGACGAAACACGCACACTCACCTTGCATGAACACCGAGCAGTTTACGAAGCTTTACAACAGCGAGATACGGAAGAAACGGGACGACTGCTGTACGACCATATCACAGCTCCCCTACGAGGACGAGATATCAATGTGAATCGCTGATGACAATCAGGTTCAAAACTTAGCTAGGGTGCGCTCCTATCGCTAAACAAATAGAAGCTTTTATTATGTACTACATATTAAGATATTTATTGTAACTTGCCCTCGTTCAATAGCCTCCGGTATGTACCTACGATTTCTTAGACAAACTACTTTTGCTACAGCTACACTACTGACAGCTTGGTGCTGTACTACTTCCCTATCCTCTGAATCTGCTCAAGAAAGCACTGAAGCTAATTTTCGTGTAATGCTGGAAACGGTTATTCAAGAAAACGACGAAGAGAGCCTTTCCATCGACTTTATCTGGACTCAAGCCCGAGCTGCCTGGGTACCAACAGACACCCCTTATGCCATCATGACGATGTCGCAAAAGCTCAAAACCGGTGATGATGTGTACTACGATCTTTACCAAACCCTGAGCTACGATTCGGGGCAGACTTGGACAGTTCCTCAGGAGATTCCTTCGCTTAAACTGCACACCATTGATAACAATTATCGTCGCTCACTTAGCGATATGACGCCACAGTGGCACCCTAAAACAGGGAGAATACTTAATATTGGCAAGTCGTTTTTCTATACCGACGACAGTACCCCCGATCGCTCCCGTCGCGAGGTGGCCTACGCGGTCTACGATCCAGAAACTCAGCAGTGGGGATCACACCAAGCCTTGGATATTCCGACTCAGGATACCAGTGCACTCTCCATTATTGCCCCTAATGCCGGATGCGTGCAGTGGCTCATGCAGCCCAACGGAGAAATCCTGCTACCAATTTTTTATTACAAGATGTCGGCTGAGCAAGCGGCAACCACCGATCGTACTGCTTACGATGTTGGGAATAATATGAACAACGATGAATTGAGCCAGATGGTAGCGGTGCTCCGCTGCTCCTTTGACGGAGAAAAGCTTACTTTCCTCGAACTAGGGGAGGAACTACAGATGAAGCAAGGGCGCGGACTTGGTGAACCTTCACTAGCTTATCTAAACGGGACTTACTTTCTAACCCTTCGTACCGACCAGTCAGCTTATGTTACCCGTAGTTCGGACGGTTTGCACTACGAAGAATTGCAGGAGTGGACCTTTGATGATGGTTCGGTACTCGGTAGTTATAATACCCAGCAGCACTGGGCTACCCATGACGATCGCCTATTTTTATCCTATACCCGTCGCGGAGCAGATAATGATGGAGTGTTTCGTCATCGAGCACCGCTCTTTATTGCTGAAGTTGATCCGCAGAAACTTGTTGTACTACGAGATACCGAACAGGAAATAGTTCCTAACCGAGGGGTAGGCTTAGGCAACTTTGGGGTCACCAAAGTTGATGGGCAACAAATATGGATTACTACAACTGAGTATATGCGTGGCGAAACCAATGTAGCGGCGGATAATAGTGTATTTGTAGCTCGTCTACTAGCAAACCAACCATGATAAATCCCAGAATAGAAGGTTTAGTAGCTGCCCCCTTCACTCCCATGTACCCTGATGGAAGCATTGCCTACGAACGTATCCCTGCGCTCGTAGAACATCTCGCCACCTGGAATGTGCGGGGCTTATTCGTATGCGGTAGTACGGGTGAGGGGCCTTCGCTCACTGTCGCTGAACGCCAAAAACTAGCGGAAGCGTTTGTAACTGCTAACCGAGGGCGTCTTTTCCTATTCGTTCACGTTGGTCATAATAGCCTCACCGAGGCAAAGAGCCTAGCACGGCACGCCCAAGAAATTGGGGCAAATGCTATTTCAGCTACGGCTCCCACTTACTTCAAGCTGAATACAATTGATGCGTTGGCTAACAGTCTACAATTGATTGCTGAAGGAGCTCCCCAGTTACCATTATATTATTACAATATTCCGGCACTTACTGGCGTATCGCTCAACATGTTGGCTTTACTAGAGTCCGCTCAGAAGGAGATTCCAACCTTAGCAGGAATCAAATATACTACTCCCCTACTGCACGAGTACCAGGCCTGTGTACGATTTTCTGATAATCGCTACCAAATCCTTTATGGTTCGGACGAAATGCTACTGGGGGCACTAGCTTGCGGAGCAAAGGCCTTTATTGGCAGCACGTACAATTTTATGGCTCCAATCTACCACCGAGTGATCCGAGCTTTTAATCAAAAACACCACGAAGACGCTCAGCAGTACCAAGCACTGTCAGTCGCTACCGTGCGTCTAATCTTCAAATACGGTGGCTTACCCGCTCAAAAAGCCATTATGCGGATGATTGGTCAGGACTGTGGTCCAGTGCGCTTGCCCTTGACTACGCTAACCCCTTCTACCTACGAAACGTTGGAGAGCGAGTTACAAACCATTGGCTTTTTCAATGCAGTTAAATCTGATTCTTTATGAGTGTCGTGCCCATGTTCATACAATTGAAACTAGGCGACTCCGAACGAGCCTTCTTGCAGCAGCAGGTGAATAGTTCGACTTTATATTTTGCCCAAGATCATACCGCCGAGGAGAACCAAAGACAGTTCCTCAAATCTGCTATTGCTTTTGGAAATATTCCTGTCCAATGGCTTGCCGAAGCTTCAAACCTCCGCTGGCTACAATTAGAATCAGTGGGTTTCGGTGAGTATCAGTCAGTAGAGACTACGGCAACTATTACCAACCTAAGAGGCATGTTTTCGGTAGCTGTAGCTGAAACTGTACTAGCCGGCATTTTAAGCTTTTTTAGAGGTATTCCCTCCTTAGAGAGACATCAAAACCACCATCATTGGGTAGGGGCTAAGCTACGTCCTTACCTCCGAACCCTATCCGGCTCATCAGTTATTATTGTGGGGGGTGGGTCAATCGGACAAACGTTAGCGCAGTCGCTCTCCTGCCTAGGAGCTACAGTAACCGTAATGGACAAATACCTCTCCGAAGCTAACCTTTCTTCTCCTGGCGAACTTGACAAGCATCTTCCCCAAGCCGATGTGGTAATTAGTTGTTTGCCCGAAACCCAGGAGACTATTCGCTTTTTTGATCGAACTCGGATAGCCCAATTCTCTCAACAGGCTATCTTTGTAAATGTAGGACGCGGCAGCGCGGTAGATGAGCCCGCCTTGATAGAAGCCCTCCAGCAAAAAACGCTCGCCGGATGTATATTAGATGTAACCGAGCAAGAACCCTTACCCGAAGATCACCCGCTGTGGCACTGCCCGAATACCCTACTGACTCAGCATACAGGAGGAGGAAGTCAGGAAGAACTATTGAACAAAGTGAAGGTATTCTTGAGTAATCTGTCACGATTTCAGTGTGACCAATCCTTAGAAAATATTGTTGATCTAAACCGAGGCTATTGATGAGTAAAATTGTTGATGTACGTCCGGTACTACTAAGTGCCCCCTACGCTGATCCTGAAACCAATCTGGAAGTACAATTACATTTACCTAGCCAGTACCGCACTTGCGGCTTAGTAGAAATTACCCTAGAAGATGGCACCAAAGGTTTAGGAGAAGGTTATCTAGCCGTGTTTGCCCCCAGGGTGTTCGAACAAATTATTCGCTTGATACGCCCCTATCTTATTGGTAAAGAGGTGATGGAGGTTAATAAGATTTATCATAATCTACGTATTGTAATTGGTTACTGGAGCATGCAAGGGGCAGCTAAGCACGCATTAAGTGCGGTAGAAATTGCCATGCAAGACTGCCGGGCTCAACTACTACAATTACCTGTTTATCAAGTCCTAGGCGGCAAATTAAATGACACACTTACGCTCTACGGTAGTGGGGGTGATTCAATAAGCCCCGAGGCCATGGCTGAGGAGCTGGATTACTTACAAGCCCACGGCATCAAGTTCTTTAAAATTCGGGCACGAAATAATGAGCTTGATAAGGCTATCTGGTGCGTAGATGAAGGGGCTGAACGAGGTATCCAGATTGCCGTTGATATGACTCAAAATCTCATGTATCCCGGACAATCAGTCTCGGAAGTAGTACGGTTTGTTGAGAAGATTCAAGATTTTACAGGGCGCACTTTATTTTTTGTAGAAGAAGTACTGGGACCGGCCAATACACAGGAATATCCTCTACTTCGACAAAAGCTCAACACCCCCGTAGCCGGAGGTGAGATTGTAACTACTGCTGCTGAACTCAATGATCGTATCACTCAGGGCTGCTACGATATTGCCCAACCTGATGCTACCGTAATTGGTGGAATT
This region of Tunicatimonas pelagia genomic DNA includes:
- a CDS encoding mandelate racemase/muconate lactonizing enzyme family protein, with amino-acid sequence MSKIVDVRPVLLSAPYADPETNLEVQLHLPSQYRTCGLVEITLEDGTKGLGEGYLAVFAPRVFEQIIRLIRPYLIGKEVMEVNKIYHNLRIVIGYWSMQGAAKHALSAVEIAMQDCRAQLLQLPVYQVLGGKLNDTLTLYGSGGDSISPEAMAEELDYLQAHGIKFFKIRARNNELDKAIWCVDEGAERGIQIAVDMTQNLMYPGQSVSEVVRFVEKIQDFTGRTLFFVEEVLGPANTQEYPLLRQKLNTPVAGGEIVTTAAELNDRITQGCYDIAQPDATVIGGISAVMEVFATARQKATEVIVHCWGGPVGMMANYHAALAGGGSFAEWPMPAFPLREAMVQQPWKIESGNIHFPDTPGLGVILTEEIEQKYAFREDAVYQCLPTAIPRNKWPE
- a CDS encoding dihydrodipicolinate synthase family protein encodes the protein MINPRIEGLVAAPFTPMYPDGSIAYERIPALVEHLATWNVRGLFVCGSTGEGPSLTVAERQKLAEAFVTANRGRLFLFVHVGHNSLTEAKSLARHAQEIGANAISATAPTYFKLNTIDALANSLQLIAEGAPQLPLYYYNIPALTGVSLNMLALLESAQKEIPTLAGIKYTTPLLHEYQACVRFSDNRYQILYGSDEMLLGALACGAKAFIGSTYNFMAPIYHRVIRAFNQKHHEDAQQYQALSVATVRLIFKYGGLPAQKAIMRMIGQDCGPVRLPLTTLTPSTYETLESELQTIGFFNAVKSDSL
- a CDS encoding D-2-hydroxyacid dehydrogenase, translating into MSVVPMFIQLKLGDSERAFLQQQVNSSTLYFAQDHTAEENQRQFLKSAIAFGNIPVQWLAEASNLRWLQLESVGFGEYQSVETTATITNLRGMFSVAVAETVLAGILSFFRGIPSLERHQNHHHWVGAKLRPYLRTLSGSSVIIVGGGSIGQTLAQSLSCLGATVTVMDKYLSEANLSSPGELDKHLPQADVVISCLPETQETIRFFDRTRIAQFSQQAIFVNVGRGSAVDEPALIEALQQKTLAGCILDVTEQEPLPEDHPLWHCPNTLLTQHTGGGSQEELLNKVKVFLSNLSRFQCDQSLENIVDLNRGY
- a CDS encoding exo-alpha-sialidase; amino-acid sequence: MYLRFLRQTTFATATLLTAWCCTTSLSSESAQESTEANFRVMLETVIQENDEESLSIDFIWTQARAAWVPTDTPYAIMTMSQKLKTGDDVYYDLYQTLSYDSGQTWTVPQEIPSLKLHTIDNNYRRSLSDMTPQWHPKTGRILNIGKSFFYTDDSTPDRSRREVAYAVYDPETQQWGSHQALDIPTQDTSALSIIAPNAGCVQWLMQPNGEILLPIFYYKMSAEQAATTDRTAYDVGNNMNNDELSQMVAVLRCSFDGEKLTFLELGEELQMKQGRGLGEPSLAYLNGTYFLTLRTDQSAYVTRSSDGLHYEELQEWTFDDGSVLGSYNTQQHWATHDDRLFLSYTRRGADNDGVFRHRAPLFIAEVDPQKLVVLRDTEQEIVPNRGVGLGNFGVTKVDGQQIWITTTEYMRGETNVAADNSVFVARLLANQP
- a CDS encoding FadR/GntR family transcriptional regulator; the protein is MALSTASEAAVRIRRYIHKQQYQAGEQLPTQQQLCKELSVSIRHLREGLTILQEQGLVQTRKKGGTVVLAPDISYLQQATVQHLEHCNFDDRQLIEARAVFERAIGQEAASKRTAKDLLTILETIEQMEAAHQAGELDETADQDFHLALLAAAHNPVIEVFGTLIVRAFFPKIKGKYRASDETRTLTLHEHRAVYEALQQRDTEETGRLLYDHITAPLRGRDINVNR